A window of Pomacea canaliculata isolate SZHN2017 linkage group LG3, ASM307304v1, whole genome shotgun sequence contains these coding sequences:
- the LOC112560282 gene encoding uncharacterized protein LOC112560282: MCNNYQQFTQCIGKLKYCKAGEIWQQTTLRIAMMEAICKTACPDAFKCFLRGGKVKTKSFVGLCPTTGVTGNICRDLIPRFQCLTKNTRKCSASVSDKWQRVVTSYKEVCSEFDEYMTDPSPCENIQRCVDKAEVVPGVRLGDWRSNETVFYTHTKEVTTGMLNPGTWCSILTHAVGCVDQHADVCNVTMKEKEMVASMKISVGNTCKDTHVSNESGIPKSGFYRLSSFSVVSLLMAALLSLKSEAKFLHETLI; this comes from the exons ATGTG CAATAATTACCAACAATTCACACAATGCATCGGGAAGCTAAAATACTGCAAAGCTGGTGAAATATGGCAGCAAACTACGCTACGTATAGCCATGATGGAAGCAATTTGCAAAACAG CGTGTCCGGAtgcctttaaatgttttttgagAGGGGGTAAAGTAAAGACAAAGTCCTTTGTGGGCCTCTGTCCGACTACTGGTGTCACAGGAAATATTTGCAG AGATCTGATTCCACGGTTCCAGTGTCTGACTAAAAATACCAGGAAATgcagtgccagtgtcagtgaCAAGTGGCAGAGAGTTGTGACAAGTTACAAGGAAGTCTGCTCAG AATTCGATGAGTATATGACGGATCCTTCACCCTGTGAAAACATACAAAGGTGTGTGGACAAAGCAGAAGTAGTGCCAGGGGTCAGGCTGGGTGACTGGAGGAGTAATGAGACTGTGTTTTACACCCACACCAAAGAAGTCACCACCGGCATGTTAAATCCGGGCACATGGTGCTC GATTCTCACACATGCAGTAGGCTGTGTGGACCAGCATGCAGACGTCTGCAATGTGACGATGAAGGAAAAGGAAATGGTAGCGTCGATGAAAATCAGCGTTGGGAACACCTGCAAAG ATACTCATGTATCAAACGAAAGTGGAATACCCAAGAGCG GGTTTTATCGcctgtcttctttctctgtcgTGAGTTTACTGATGGCAGCGCTGCTCTCCTTAAAGTCTGAGGCGAAATTTCTGCACGAAACACTTATATGA